A genomic segment from Glycine max cultivar Williams 82 chromosome 1, Glycine_max_v4.0, whole genome shotgun sequence encodes:
- the LOC100805512 gene encoding BEL1-like homeodomain protein 9, whose translation MAEGFEAYHVPQQSRRDKLRVVATQNQHGLVEPSSLLPLYDPSSFISSDLLTSFHNGQKHNLGCGMKEERANLMMGFAAAAGGGGVMNNGSSSSCCSSNSSSVSYLDPESSLPLNQATIQVINNSNNNNMFLYQAQNLREFDQGYNNNNNNNSEIMVFKPEPLSLSLSSHNNGVNLQRYGSVVYGDKVGGVGGGGGGGVVIYGGSGLNEVSRCTVPMGPFTGYASILKGSRFLKPAQQLLEELCDVGGVCAEKIVADASLMEPIPPESSSEDPLGDHGGDQGRKKSRLLTMLDEVYRRYRQYYQQMQAVVTSFEYVSGLSNAAPYASLAIKAMSKHFRCLKNAITDQIQFANKAHFHISNRKDESPRFGNSDRGPYGQRPGFLEHQPVWRPQRGLPERAVTVLRAWLFEHFLHPYPTDTDKLMLAKQTGLSRSQVSNWFINARVRLWKPMVEEIHMLETRQAPKNLQKEEHCTNKPSDHLPSDNSIVSENPSTSTDKFQEAPYKRAINELPNIPVRTQEQLNLPCTSNQPGGVGVSMGGSASNSVSLTLGLYQNHGIGLAEPFPLNAAQRFGVALETNNEGYVMSDYESQNRHFGRDVIGGQLLHDFVG comes from the exons atggcTGAGGGTTTTGAGGCTTACCATGTGCCACAACAAAGCAGAAGAGATAAGCTGAGGGTTGTGGCGACACAGAACCAACATGGTCTCGTTGAGCCCTCGTCTTTGCTTCCTTTGTACGACCCTTCTTCGTTTATATCTTCTGATTTGTTGACAAGCTTCCACAACGGCCAAAAACACAACTTGGGTTGTGGTATGAAGGAAGAACGTGCGAATTTGATGATGGGTTTTGCAGCAGCAGCAGGAGGGGGAGGAGTTATGAACAACGGCTCTTCTTCTTCGTGTTGTTCTTCTAACTCCTCTTCTGTTTCTTACTTGGATCCTGAATCGTCTTTGCCTTTGAACCAAGCCACAATTCAGGTTATTAAcaatagcaacaacaacaacatgttTCTCTACCAAGCACAGAACCTGAGAGAGTTTGATCAgggttataataataataacaacaataatagtGAAATCATGGTGTTTAAGCCCGAGCCTTTGTCTTTGTCTCTGTCATCACACAACAACGGTGTGAATCTTCAGCGATATGGATCTGTGGTTTATGGTGATAAGGTTGGTGgggttggtggtggtggtggtggtggtgtagTGATTTATGGTGGTTCTGGTTTGAATGAGGTTTCAAGGTGCACAGTGCCAATGGGGCCATTTACTGGCTATGCTTCTATATTGAAGGGATCGAGGTTCTTGAAGCCTGCGCAGCAattattggaagagttatgtgaTGTTGGTGGGGTTTGTGCTGAGAAGATTGTGGCTGATGCATCATTAATGGAGCCTATTCCTCCAGAGAGTTCAAGTGAAGATCCATTAGGGGATCATGGGGGTGATCAGGGTCGCAAAAAATCTAGGCTCTTAACTATGCTTGATGAG GTTTACAGGAGGTACAGGCAATACTATCAGCAGATGCAAGCGGTAGTAACTTCATTTGAGTATGTTTCTGGCCTGAGCAATGCAGCTCCCTATGCAAGTTTGGCTATAAAAGCTATGTCCAAACATTTTAGATGCTTGAAGAATGCAATTACTGATCAGATTCAGTTTGCCAATAAAGCTCATTTTCATATCAGCAACAGGAAAGATGAATCTCCAAGGTTTGGCAACAGTGATAGAGGCCCATATGGCCAAAGGCCTGGGTTTCTTGAGCACCAACCTGTTTGGCGGCCTCAAAGAGGACTCCCCGAGCGCGCTGTGACTGTCCTCAGAGCATGGTTGTTTGAGCACTTTCTGCACCC TTATCCCACTGATACTGACAAGCTAATGTTGGCTAAACAAACTGGTCTATCTCGTAGCCAG GTGTCTAATTGGTTCATTAATGCCAGAGTAAGGCTCTGGAAGCCAATGGTGGAAGAAATACATATGCTAGAAACACGGCAAGCTCCAAAGAATCTGCAGAAGGAAGAACATTGCACGAACAAGCCAAGTGATCATTTGCCTTCTGATAACTCCATTGTTTCTGAGAATCCATCTACTTCCACAGATAAATTTCAGGAAGCTCCTTACAAGCGTGCCATAAACGAGCTTCCTAACATACCAGTCAGGACTCAGGAACAGCTGAATCTTCCCTGCACAAGCAATCAGCCAGGGGGTGTTGGAGTGAGCATGGGTGGCAGTGCAAGCAATAGTGTGTCACTCACACTAGGCCTCTATCAAAACCATGGTATTGGTTTGGCTGAACCTTTCCCCTTGAATGCAGCGCAGCGATTTGGTGTTGCTCTTGAAACCAACAATGAAGGCTACGTTATGAGTGATTATGAGTCACAAAATAGGCATTTTGGAAGAGATGTCATTGGAGGACAACTGTTGCATGACTTTGTAGGCTGA